One window of Mesorhizobium sp. PAMC28654 genomic DNA carries:
- a CDS encoding ABC transporter ATP-binding protein: MTGSSPAVVSASKLGLTFQTNDGPVQALSNVDLTIGKGEFVSFIGPSGCGKTTLLRVIADLEKPTSGTISVNGMTPEQAREKRAYGYVFQAAALFPWRTIERNVGLPLEIMGLSKADQAERIKRTLDLVNLSGFEKKYPWQLSGGMQQRASIARALAFDADLLLMDEPFGALDEIVRDHLNGQLLELWGRTNKTICFVTHSIPEAVYLSTRIVVMSPRPGRVSDIIESTLPKERPLDIRETPEFLAIAARVRDGLRAGHSYDD; the protein is encoded by the coding sequence ATGACAGGGTCTTCGCCAGCCGTCGTCTCGGCAAGCAAACTCGGCCTCACCTTCCAGACCAACGACGGCCCCGTGCAGGCGCTGTCCAATGTCGATCTGACTATCGGCAAGGGTGAGTTCGTCTCCTTCATCGGGCCGTCCGGCTGCGGCAAGACCACCTTGCTGCGCGTCATCGCCGATCTGGAGAAGCCGACTTCCGGCACGATTTCGGTCAACGGCATGACGCCCGAACAGGCGCGCGAGAAACGCGCCTACGGCTATGTCTTCCAGGCCGCCGCGCTATTTCCATGGCGCACCATAGAGCGCAATGTCGGGCTGCCGCTGGAGATCATGGGCCTGTCCAAGGCGGATCAGGCGGAGCGCATCAAGCGCACGCTCGACCTCGTCAACCTGTCGGGTTTCGAGAAGAAATATCCCTGGCAGCTTTCGGGCGGCATGCAGCAGCGCGCCTCGATCGCCCGCGCCCTGGCCTTCGATGCCGACCTTCTGCTGATGGACGAGCCGTTCGGCGCGCTGGACGAGATCGTGCGTGATCACCTCAATGGGCAATTGCTGGAACTGTGGGGACGGACGAACAAGACCATCTGCTTCGTCACTCACTCCATTCCGGAAGCCGTCTACCTGTCGACGCGCATCGTCGTCATGTCGCCGCGCCCGGGCCGTGTCAGCGACATTATCGAATCCACGCTGCCGAAGGAACGGCCGCTCGATATCCGCGAGACGCCGGAGTTTTTGGCGATTGCCGCGCGCGTCCGCGATGGGCTGAGGGCGGGGCACAGCTATGATGATTGA
- a CDS encoding ABC transporter permease: MDTFRDKLIPVTSILAGVVVLWYIFAVILNAPFQHDLDRRANETSTFSELIGKTLSQPKPTLPAPHQVAVNFFENTFLRPINSNRSLVYNAWVTLSSTLLGFAFGTALGIVIAVGIVHVATLDRSLMPWIIASQTIPILAVAPMIIVVLAAIGITGLIPKAMISTYLSFFPVTVGMVKGLRSPEIMHLDLMHTYNASRMQTFWKLRVPASVPFLFTSMKVAVAASLVGAIVGELPTGAVAGIGAKLLAGAYYSQSIDIWSALVAGSIVAALLVMVVGIAGRIVDRAMGGRPA; the protein is encoded by the coding sequence ATGGACACCTTCCGCGACAAGCTCATCCCAGTCACCTCGATCCTCGCGGGCGTGGTCGTCCTCTGGTACATTTTCGCCGTCATCCTCAACGCGCCTTTCCAGCACGATCTCGACCGCCGTGCCAATGAGACCTCCACGTTCAGCGAACTCATCGGCAAGACGCTGTCGCAGCCGAAGCCGACGCTGCCGGCGCCGCACCAGGTGGCGGTAAACTTCTTCGAAAACACCTTCCTGCGACCCATCAACTCGAATCGCAGCCTCGTCTACAATGCCTGGGTGACGCTGTCGTCGACACTGCTCGGCTTCGCTTTCGGCACCGCGCTCGGCATTGTCATCGCCGTGGGCATCGTGCATGTGGCGACGCTCGACCGCAGCCTGATGCCGTGGATCATCGCCTCGCAGACCATTCCAATCCTCGCGGTGGCGCCGATGATCATCGTCGTGCTGGCGGCGATAGGCATCACCGGCCTGATCCCGAAGGCGATGATCTCGACCTATCTGTCGTTCTTCCCGGTGACCGTGGGCATGGTGAAGGGGCTGCGCTCGCCCGAGATCATGCATCTCGACCTGATGCACACCTACAATGCCAGCCGTATGCAGACCTTCTGGAAGTTGCGCGTGCCGGCCTCGGTGCCCTTCCTGTTCACCTCGATGAAGGTGGCGGTGGCGGCAAGCCTGGTCGGCGCCATTGTCGGCGAACTGCCAACCGGAGCTGTCGCCGGCATCGGCGCCAAGCTTTTGGCCGGCGCCTATTACAGCCAGTCGATCGATATCTGGTCGGCGCTGGTCGCCGGCTCGATCGTGGCCGCACTTCTGGTCATGGTGGTCGGCATTGCCGGCCGCATCGTTGACCGCGCCATGGGCGGGAGGCCGGCATGA
- a CDS encoding CHRD domain-containing protein, with amino-acid sequence MRMQSFSPMFSALAISASFLLASPAFAETVKMKATLDGAQQNPPITTKGKGTAALTFDTTSKKLSWTVKYSGLSGPAIAGHIHGPAAIGENAGVVIPFTGKLKSPVKGSATLTDAQVTDLMAGKYYVNIHTAANKDGEIRGQIDKAM; translated from the coding sequence ATGCGCATGCAATCCTTCTCGCCGATGTTTTCGGCCCTGGCCATTTCGGCATCGTTCCTGCTCGCGTCGCCGGCTTTCGCCGAAACCGTGAAGATGAAGGCCACACTGGACGGTGCTCAGCAGAACCCGCCCATCACCACGAAGGGCAAGGGTACGGCCGCTCTCACCTTCGATACGACGAGCAAGAAGCTCAGCTGGACGGTGAAATATTCCGGTCTGAGCGGACCGGCGATCGCCGGGCATATTCATGGGCCCGCGGCGATCGGTGAGAACGCAGGCGTCGTCATTCCATTCACAGGCAAGCTGAAGAGCCCGGTCAAGGGTTCGGCGACATTGACTGACGCGCAGGTCACCGACCTGATGGCCGGCAAATATTACGTCAACATCCACACTGCGGCCAACAAGGATGGCGAAATCCGTGGACAGATCGACAAAGCGATGTAG
- a CDS encoding Lrp/AsnC family transcriptional regulator: MQQKIADDFDRKILHELRADARITNNELAERIGLSPSPCLRRVQRLEETGIIRGYTTLVDPAVFGWTMVAIATIRLSRQNEDEIVMFEDAIRGWEEVLECHLVTGSRDYVLKVVTGGLDQYERFIKEKIARLKCVASIETSFVMNTIKERRL; the protein is encoded by the coding sequence GTGCAGCAGAAGATAGCCGATGATTTCGACCGCAAGATCCTGCATGAACTGCGGGCCGACGCGCGCATCACCAACAACGAGCTTGCCGAGCGGATTGGCCTGTCGCCATCGCCCTGCCTGAGGCGCGTGCAGCGGCTGGAGGAAACCGGGATCATCAGGGGCTACACCACGCTGGTCGATCCCGCCGTCTTCGGCTGGACAATGGTCGCCATCGCCACCATCCGGCTCAGCCGCCAGAACGAGGACGAGATCGTCATGTTCGAGGACGCGATCCGGGGCTGGGAAGAGGTCCTGGAATGCCACCTCGTCACGGGCTCGCGCGACTATGTGCTGAAGGTGGTGACCGGCGGCCTCGACCAGTACGAGCGCTTCATCAAGGAAAAGATCGCCCGGTTGAAATGCGTCGCCTCGATCGAGACCAGCTTCGTCATGAACACCATAAAGGAACGGCGCCTCTGA
- a CDS encoding ABC transporter substrate-binding protein: MKKLIIPMLAGAMSLAAFQAMAADKVTLQLKWVTQAQFAGYYVAKAKGFYDAEGLDVDIKPGGPDIAPEQVIAGGGADVIVDWMGGALAAREKGVPLVNIAQPFKKAGMELVCPKDGPIKTEADFKGHTLGVWFFGNEYPFYAWMNKLGLKTDGGKDGVTVLKQSFDVQPLIQKQADCISVMTYNEYWQLIDAGYKPDQLTVFNYSAMGNDLLEDGLYASQDKLKDPAFEDKMVRFVRASMKGWKYAVDHNDEAASIVMDGGGQDENHQKRMMSEVAKLIDNADGKLDPATYERTAKALLDQKIITKEPTGAYTTAITDKAIK; encoded by the coding sequence ATGAAAAAGCTGATTATTCCGATGCTGGCCGGCGCAATGTCGCTTGCCGCGTTCCAGGCAATGGCCGCGGACAAGGTGACGTTGCAGCTGAAATGGGTCACGCAGGCTCAGTTTGCCGGCTACTATGTTGCCAAGGCCAAGGGTTTCTATGACGCCGAGGGTCTCGATGTCGACATCAAGCCTGGCGGTCCTGATATCGCGCCGGAACAAGTGATCGCCGGCGGTGGCGCCGACGTCATCGTCGACTGGATGGGCGGCGCGCTGGCCGCACGCGAAAAGGGCGTGCCGCTGGTTAACATCGCCCAACCGTTCAAGAAGGCCGGCATGGAACTGGTCTGCCCGAAGGACGGCCCGATCAAGACCGAGGCCGACTTCAAGGGCCATACGCTGGGCGTCTGGTTCTTCGGCAACGAATATCCGTTCTACGCCTGGATGAACAAGCTTGGCCTGAAGACCGATGGCGGCAAGGACGGCGTCACCGTTCTGAAGCAGAGCTTTGACGTGCAGCCGCTGATCCAGAAGCAGGCGGATTGCATCTCGGTCATGACCTATAACGAGTATTGGCAGCTCATCGACGCCGGCTACAAGCCGGACCAGCTGACCGTGTTCAATTACTCGGCCATGGGCAACGACCTGCTCGAGGACGGCCTCTATGCGTCACAGGACAAGCTCAAGGATCCGGCCTTCGAGGACAAGATGGTGCGTTTCGTGCGCGCCTCGATGAAGGGCTGGAAATACGCCGTCGACCATAATGACGAGGCGGCAAGCATCGTCATGGATGGTGGCGGCCAGGACGAGAACCACCAGAAGCGCATGATGAGCGAAGTCGCCAAGCTGATCGACAATGCCGACGGCAAGCTCGATCCGGCCACCTACGAGCGCACCGCCAAGGCGCTGCTCGACCAGAAGATCATCACCAAGGAGCCGACCGGCGCCTACACGACCGCCATCACCGACAAGGCGATCAAATAA
- a CDS encoding ABC transporter permease: MTRLKPSWQAVLAIVICLIAVALGAIAAPKVDALAQPSGTLTYPYAATTWLIFGVLLLSALISMARISSIVEAVVLFIGAHLVAWLLIGGIAGFEGLARAPFFLLLAAAWLLAWRCVAVLSSLRPRSRKAAVALRLIIPAIFGAWILIIWEAVTRGAGVPFILLPPPSAIGVRIVNSLPILGADVRQTIFKAVIFGYVVGSGAGFITAVLADRVPFLRRGLLPIGNMVSALPIIGVAPIMVMWFGFDWQSKAAVVIIMTFFPMLVNTVAGLSASGHMERDLMRTYASNYWQTLLKLRLPAAAPFIFNALKINSTLALIGAIVAEFFGTPVVGMGFRISTEGRMNIDMVWAEIAVAALAGSVFYGVVALAERAVTFWHPSVRGG, encoded by the coding sequence ATGACCCGGTTGAAACCCTCCTGGCAAGCGGTGCTGGCCATTGTGATCTGCCTGATCGCTGTCGCGCTTGGCGCGATCGCCGCGCCAAAAGTGGATGCTCTGGCGCAGCCCTCAGGGACATTGACATATCCCTATGCGGCGACGACCTGGCTGATCTTCGGCGTGCTGCTTCTCTCGGCCTTGATCTCCATGGCCAGAATATCGTCCATCGTGGAAGCTGTTGTGCTTTTCATTGGCGCGCATCTGGTGGCATGGCTGTTGATTGGTGGCATTGCCGGCTTCGAAGGCCTGGCGCGGGCACCGTTCTTCCTGCTGCTTGCCGCGGCATGGCTTCTCGCCTGGCGTTGCGTTGCAGTGCTCTCGTCGCTTCGTCCACGCTCCCGCAAGGCAGCCGTGGCTCTTCGCCTGATCATCCCTGCAATCTTCGGCGCCTGGATTCTGATCATCTGGGAAGCGGTGACACGCGGTGCCGGCGTCCCCTTCATCCTGCTGCCGCCGCCAAGCGCCATCGGCGTGCGCATTGTCAACTCGCTGCCGATACTCGGCGCCGATGTCCGGCAGACCATCTTCAAGGCGGTGATCTTTGGCTATGTCGTGGGCAGCGGCGCCGGCTTCATCACCGCGGTGCTTGCCGACCGCGTGCCGTTCCTGCGGCGCGGCCTCTTACCGATCGGCAACATGGTTTCGGCGTTGCCGATCATCGGCGTCGCACCCATCATGGTCATGTGGTTCGGCTTCGACTGGCAGTCCAAGGCGGCGGTGGTCATCATCATGACCTTCTTCCCGATGTTGGTGAACACGGTCGCGGGTCTCTCCGCTTCCGGGCATATGGAGCGCGACCTGATGCGCACCTATGCGTCGAACTACTGGCAGACGCTGCTGAAGCTGCGGCTACCGGCAGCGGCCCCCTTCATCTTCAACGCGCTGAAGATCAATTCGACGCTGGCGCTGATCGGCGCCATCGTCGCGGAGTTCTTCGGCACGCCGGTCGTCGGCATGGGCTTCCGCATCTCGACCGAGGGGCGGATGAACATCGACATGGTCTGGGCCGAAATCGCGGTTGCAGCACTTGCGGGTTCGGTCTTTTATGGCGTGGTCGCTCTTGCCGAAAGAGCCGTCACGTTTTGGCATCCCTCTGTCCGTGGTGGATAG
- a CDS encoding cystathionine gamma-synthase family protein, giving the protein MTAPRPSKTHIGNHKLHPETLMLSYGFDPQLSEGAVKPPVFLTSTFVFKSAEEGRDFFDYTSGRKEPPSGTASGLVYSRFNHPNSEIVEDRLAIYEGTDACILFSSGMSAIATTLLAYARPGDVILHSQPLYGGTETLLTRTLAGFGIGAVGFADGVDETAVRAAADAATAKGRVSVILIETPSNPTNSLVDIALMRKIADEIGARRGMTPIIACDNTLLGPVFQRPIEHGADISVYSLTKYVGGHSDLIAGAAMGSKAVTKPIKALRGAIGTQLDPHSCWMLGRSLETLSIRMERANDNARMVAEFLRDHAKVEKVHYLPFLGEDTQAGRVYLRQCSGAGSTFSFDIRGGQKAAFAFLNALQIFKLAVSLGGTESLASHPAAMTHSGIPFDVRQRIGVLETTVRLSIGVEHPDDLIADLTQALAAV; this is encoded by the coding sequence ATGACCGCGCCGCGTCCTTCGAAAACCCATATCGGCAACCACAAGCTCCATCCGGAGACGCTGATGCTGAGCTATGGCTTCGATCCGCAACTGTCGGAAGGCGCGGTCAAGCCGCCGGTCTTCCTCACCTCCACCTTCGTGTTCAAGTCGGCGGAGGAGGGGCGTGACTTCTTCGACTACACATCCGGCCGCAAGGAGCCGCCAAGCGGCACGGCGTCCGGTCTGGTCTATTCGCGCTTCAACCATCCCAACAGCGAGATCGTCGAGGACCGGCTGGCCATCTATGAGGGGACGGACGCCTGCATCCTGTTCTCGTCTGGCATGTCGGCGATCGCGACGACGCTGCTCGCCTATGCCCGCCCCGGCGATGTCATCCTGCATTCGCAGCCGCTCTATGGCGGCACCGAGACGCTTTTGACGCGCACGCTTGCCGGCTTTGGCATTGGCGCTGTCGGCTTCGCCGATGGCGTCGACGAGACGGCGGTGCGCGCGGCGGCCGACGCGGCGACTGCGAAGGGCCGTGTGTCGGTCATCCTGATCGAGACGCCGTCGAACCCGACCAACAGCCTGGTCGATATCGCGCTGATGCGGAAGATCGCCGACGAGATCGGCGCCAGGCGAGGCATGACGCCGATCATCGCCTGCGACAACACGCTGCTTGGCCCGGTCTTCCAGCGGCCTATCGAACACGGCGCCGACATTTCCGTCTATTCGCTGACCAAATATGTCGGCGGCCATTCCGATCTGATCGCGGGGGCTGCCATGGGTAGCAAGGCGGTCACCAAGCCGATCAAGGCGCTGCGCGGCGCGATCGGCACGCAGCTCGACCCGCATTCCTGCTGGATGCTCGGCCGCTCGCTGGAGACGCTGTCGATCCGCATGGAGCGGGCCAACGACAATGCGCGCATGGTCGCCGAATTCCTGCGTGATCATGCCAAGGTCGAGAAGGTGCACTACCTGCCGTTCCTGGGCGAGGATACGCAAGCGGGCCGGGTCTATCTACGCCAGTGCAGCGGCGCCGGTTCGACATTCTCCTTCGACATCAGGGGCGGCCAGAAGGCGGCCTTCGCTTTTCTGAACGCGCTGCAGATCTTCAAGTTGGCCGTAAGCCTTGGCGGCACGGAATCGCTTGCAAGCCATCCGGCGGCCATGACCCATTCGGGCATTCCCTTCGACGTGCGCCAGCGCATCGGCGTGCTGGAGACCACGGTCAGGCTGTCGATCGGTGTCGAGCATCCAGACGATCTGATCGCCGACCTGACGCAGGCGCTGGCGGCCGTCTGA